The Diospyros lotus cultivar Yz01 chromosome 15, ASM1463336v1, whole genome shotgun sequence genome has a window encoding:
- the LOC127791542 gene encoding uncharacterized protein LOC127791542 isoform X48 has protein sequence MANIIADACVGKIYDLIADHVIKNVKRHVAYVIRYKDKVQELEQKNTELSEKKERIQEMVDRETNCGRVIIPAVSSWLEKLVQMEAGIANLPQQENEESFKCFKGCMCPNLTWRYKRGKEADKRKSKLDELIKKGDELKDSPVARYTSFQWEPEFDSSQYYTMFSSRASVVDDIKNALKDSNVDMIGVHGPGGAGKTTMVKEVAKEAKKLGIFDKIVIAVVSKDPNISKLQEDIATQLDLEYKQKSELGRADELRKALLNGKRKILVTLDDLWQVLHLRKIGIPNSGLGDKGCKILLTSRDEGVFKGMSVHSTFSIGYLEPEEAWELFKKVTEEYFGVDEFIARKVCEKCAGLPIAIVAVGAALKGEEEFEWQNALDELEKSSVKYIEGQGVEQEGYTPLKWSYDFLKDEGAKSCFLLCCLFEEDAEISIDDLVRWSFASGFLGRMDTLEVARIKVQSMVNRLKKSCLLLNGAQRNFVKMHDVIRDLAISITKEKQAEQSGGQDWPENNAWKHYPAMINDDIIHFPCDVFHCPLMHTLALKRGKSSLKIPNDFFPGMEEARVLALEDMMVDLPSLVLELNHLRMLELNNCQLLGGPSTIHYLKNHIEILNFKGYMIEELPQEIGELIRLRSLDMRECTSLKVIPKGVISKLINLEELYVSPNFKKWETTIYGGGMSNANIAELKSLSRLTVLHVGISGESFTIMMQECPNLFKKLSNFAIFIGDSYSKSNRSPNVLEIDGIHHIDEFHLLMDKVEELRLSNIQDMRYLLGKPQRHFTLSDGRSFTFRKLTYLKISECNSSKYLFSPSFARTLQQLQTLKVQDCSKMEQIIGVGDHYHEEEVVTDEAIIFSRLRKMHLKELPQFRSFCLKMQKTTIEGNPSNWTTPGDSIFNEEVSFPLLEDLEINELPVKAIWNKQMIQSSEGSNNASFSQLKNVKVTHCRNLVNVFPSNILPQLQKLETLQVQSCPSLTSLVSEAMGEGVTDDGMIKFYKLNNLILVDLPDLESFYQSKFETSHLFNDQVSFPLLKNLKINELSMKAIWNKQTIQSSEGSNNASCSQLKNVEVTQCHNLVNVFPSNMLPQLQKVETLRVWSCHSLTSLVLEARGEGVTDDCMIKFCKLEELILVDLPDLESFYQSKFETSHLFNDQVSFPLLEDLEINELPVKVIWNKQTIKSSEGSNNASFSQLKNVKVTHCRNLVNVFPSNILPQLQKLETLQVQSCPSLTSLVSEAMGEGVTDDGMIKFYKLNNLILVDLPDLESFYQSKFEASHLFNDQVSFPLLKNLKINELSMKAIWNKQTIQSSEGSNNASCSQLKNVEVTHCHNLVNVFPSNMLPQLQKVETLRVRSCHSLTSLVSEARGEGVTDDGMIKFYKLNNLILVDLPDLESFYQSKFETSHLFNDQVSFPLLKNLKINELSMKAIWNKQTIQSSEGSNNASCSQLKNVEVTQCHNLVNVFPSNMLPQLQKVETLRVRSCHSLTSLVLEARGEGVTDDCMIKFCKLEELILVDLPDLESFYQSKFETSHLFNDQVSFPLLEDLEINELPVKVIWNKQTIKSSEGSNNASFSQLKNVKVTHCRNLVNVFPSNILPQLQKLETLQVQSCPSLTSLVSEAMGEGVTDDGMIKFYKLNNLILVDLPDLESFYQSKFEASHLFNDQVSFPLLKNLKINELSMKAIWNKQTIQSSEGSNNASCSQLKNVEVTHCHNLVNVFPSNMLPQLQKVETLRVRSCHSLTSLVSEARGEGVTDDGMIKFYKLNNLILVDLPDLESFYQSKFETSHLFNDQVSFPLLKNLKINELSMKAIWNKQTIQSSEGSNNASCSQLKNVEVTQCHNLVNVFPSNMLPQLQKVETLRVRSCHSLTSLVLEARGEGVTDDCMIKFCKLEELILVDLPDLESFYQSKFETSHLFNDQVSFPLLEDLEINELPVKVIWNKQTIKSSEGSNNASFSQLKNVKVTHCRNLVNVFPSNILPQLQKLETLQVQSCPSLTSLVSEAMGEGVTDDGMIKFYKLNNLILVDLPDLESFYQSKFEASHLFNDQVSFPLLEDLEINELPVKVIWNKQTIKSSEGSNNASFSQLKNVKVTHCRNLVNVFPSNILPQLQKLETLQVQSCPSLTSLVSEAMGEGVTDDGMIKFYKLNNLILVDLPDLESFYQSKFEASHLFNDQVSFPLLKNLKINELSMKAIWNKQTIQSSEGSNNASCSQLKNVEVTHCHNLVNVFPSNMLPQLQKVETLRVRSCHSLTSLVSEARGEGVTDDGMIKFYKLNNLILVDLPDLESFYQSKFETSHLFNDQVRILQL, from the exons ATGGCAAACATCATAGCGGATGCATGTGTGGGGAAGATTTACGATTTGATTGCAGATCACGTGATTAAAAACGTCAAGCGCCATGTGGCCTATGTGATTCGATACAAGGACAAGGTCCAGGAACTCGAACAAAAAAATACGGAGCTCAGTGAAAAAAAGGAGAGAATCCAGGAAATGGTGGATCGAGAGACAAACTGTGGGAGAGTCATTATACCTGCGGTCTCCAGTTGGCTAGAGAAACTAGTACAGATGGAAGCAGGCATCGCCAACCTCCCGCAACAAGAAAACGAAGAATCCTTCAAGTGTTTTAAGGGCTGCATGTGTCCCAACTTAACGTGGCGTTACAAGAGGGGTAAGGAAGCTGATAAGAGGAAGTCGAAGCTCGATGAACTGATAAAGAAGGGCGACGAACTAAAGGATTCGCCAGTGGCACGCTATACATCTTTCCAATGGGAGCCGGAATTTGATTCTTCTCAGTATTACACCATGTTTAGCTCAAGAGCTTCAGTTGTTGACGACATCAAGAATGCTTTGAAGGATTCTAACGTTGACATGATTGGGGTCCATGGGCCTGGTGGAGCTGGGAAGACGACAATGGTGAAAGAGGTTGCCAAAGAAGCTAAGAAACTAGGCATTTTTGATAAGATTGTGATTGCAGTTGTGTCTAAAGATCCAAACATCTCAAAACTACAAGAAGATATTGCAACCCAATTGGATCTCGAGTATAAACAAAAAAGTGAGTTAGGAAGAGCAGATGAGCTACGAAAGGCATTGTTAAACGGGAAAAGAAAGATACTGGTAACATTGGATGACCTTTGGCAAGTACTACACTTGAGAAAAATTGGAATTCCTAATTCGGGCCTTGGCGATAAAGGTTGCAAAATTTTGCTAACCTCGCGTGACGAAGGTGTCTTCAAAGGGATGAGCGTTCATTCAACATTTTCCATTGGGTACTTGGAGCCGGAAGAAGCATGGGAGTTGTTTAAAAAGGTGACGGAAGAATATTTTGGAGTTGATGAATTCATAGCAAGAAAGGTATGCGAGAAATGTGCAGGTCTGCCTATTGCTATAGTTGCAGTTGGAGCTGCATTAAAGGGCGAGGAAGAGTTTGAGTGGCAAAATGCACTTGACGAATTAGAGAAGTCCTCCGTAAAATACATTGAAGGACAAGGAGTTGAACAGGAGGGTTATACCCCCTTGAAGTGGAGCTATGATTTTCTAAAAGACGAGGGTGCAAAGTCGTGCTTCTTGCTCTGCTGTTTGTTTGAAGAAGATGCTGAGATTTCTATTGATGACTTGGTTAGATGGAGCTTTGCCTCGGGGTTCCTTGGAAGAATGGATACGCTGGAAGTTGCAAGAATTAAAGTACAAAGCATGGTTAATAGGCTGAAAAAGTCATGCTTGTTGCTAAATGGAGCACAAAGGAATTTTGTTAAAATGCATGACGTTATTCGTGACCTTGCAATTTCTATCACAAAGGAGAAGCAAGCAGAACAAAGCGGTGGTCAAGATTGGCCAGAGAATAATGCCTGGAAACATTACCCAGCAATGATCAATGATGACATCATTCATTTTCCTTGCGATGTGTTCCATTGTCCACTAATGCATACCCTTGCGTTGAAGCGTGGAAAATCTTCACTTAAAATTCCAAATGATTTCTTTCCAGGCATGGAGGAGGCAAGAGTTTTAGCTCTGGAAGACATGATGGTGGACCTCCCATCACTAGTTTTGGAGTTGAATCATCTTCGAATGTTAGAGCTAAACAATTGCCAATTATTAGGAGGCCCGTCTACAATTCATTATCTGAAGAATCACATTGAGATACTTAACTTTAAGGGATATATGATAGAGGAGTTGCCACAAGAGATTGGAGAATTGATCCGTTTGCGGTCCTTGGATATGAGAGAGTGCACAAGTCTAAAGGTGATTCCAAAGGGTGTGATATCCAAATTGATCAATCTAGAAGAATTGTATGTTTCACCCAACTTTAAGAAATGGGAAACTACTATATATGGTGGGGGAATGAGCAATGCGAACATTGCTGAGCTGAAATCTTTGTCTCGATTAACAGTTTTACATGTTGGAATTTCGGGAGAAAGTTTCACGATTATGATGCAAGAATGCCCCAACTTATTTAAGAAATTGAGTAATTTTGCCATATTTATAGGCGACAGTTATAGTAAAAGTAATCGATCCCCAAATGTTTTGGAAATTGATGGTATTCACCATATAGATGAGTTTCATCTCTTGATGGACAAAGTTGAAGAGTTGAGGTTGTCTAATATTCAAGACATGAGATATCTACTTGGCAAGCCACAACGACACTTTACACTAAGTGACGGGAGATCTTTTACTTTTAGAAAATTAacctatttaaaaatttctgaATGTAATAGTAGTAAATATCTCTTTTCCCCATCCTTTGCCAGAACACTCCAACAACTCCAAACACTAAAAGTACAAGATTGTAGCAAAATGGAACAAATAATTGGAGTAGGAGATCATTATCATGAAGAGGAAGTCGTTACTGATGAGGCAATTATTTTCAGTCGGTTGAGAAAGATGCATTTGAAAGAACTTCCACAATTTAGAAGCTTTTGCCTCAAAATGCAGAAGACAACAATTGAGGGAAACCCTTCAAATTGGACTACACCAGGAGATTCTATCTTTAATGAAGAG GTTTCTTTTCCCCTCTTAGAGGATTTGGAAATTAATGAGTTACCAGTGAAAGCAATTTGGAACAAGCAAATGATCCAATCCTCAGAAGGATCAAACAATGCATCTTTCtctcaactgaagaatgtcaaAGTAACTCATTGTCGTAATCTGGTAAATGTGTTCCCCTCAAATATTCTCCCACAACTGCAAAAATTGGAGACATTACAGGTTCAGAGCTGTCCTTCTTTGACATCATTAGTATCAGAGGCAATGGGAGAAGGAGTGACCGATGATGGTATGATTAAGTtctacaaattaaataatttgattctTGTAGATTTGCCAGATCTCGAAAGCTTTTATCAGTCCAAGTTTGAAacatcacatttatttaatgACCAG GTTTCTTTTCCCCTCttaaagaatttgaaaattaatgagTTATCAATGAAAGCTATTTGGAATAAGCAAACGATCCAATCCTCAGAAGGCTCAAACAATGCATCTTGTTCTCAACTGAAAAATGTCGAAGTAACTCAATGTCATAATCTGGTAAATGTTTTCCCCTCAAATATGCTCCCACAATTACAAAAAGTGGAGACATTACGTGTTTGGAGCTGTCATTCTTTGACATCGCTAGTGTTAGAGGCAAGGGGAGAAGGAGTGACCGATGATTGTATGATTAAGTTCTGCAAATTAGAAGAATTGATTCTTGTAGATTTGCCAGATCTCGAAAGCTTTTATCAGTCCAAGTTTGAAacatcacatttatttaatgACCAG GTTTCTTTTCCCCTCTTAGAGGATTTGGAAATTAATGAGTTACCAGTGAAAGTTATTTGGAACAAGCAAACGATCAAATCCTCAGAAGGATCAAACAATGCATCTTTTtctcaactgaagaatgtcaaAGTAACTCATTGTCGTAATCTGGTAAATGTGTTCCCCTCAAATATTCTCCCACAACTGCAAAAATTGGAGACATTACAGGTTCAGAGCTGTCCTTCTTTGACATCATTAGTATCAGAGGCAATGGGAGAAGGAGTGACCGATGATGGTATGATTAAGTtctacaaattaaataatttgattctTGTAGATTTGCCAGATCTCGAAAGCTTTTATCAGTCCAAGTTTGaagcatcacatttatttaatgACCAG GTTTCTTTTCCCCTCttaaagaatttgaaaattaatgagTTATCAATGAAAGCTATTTGGAATAAGCAAACGATCCAATCCTCAGAAGGCTCAAACAATGCATCTTGTTCTCAACTGAAAAATGTCGAAGTAACTCATTGTCATAATCTGGTAAATGTTTTCCCCTCAAATATGCTCCCACAATTACAAAAAGTGGAGACATTACGTGTTCGGAGCTGTCATTCTTTGACATCGCTAGTGTCAGAGGCAAGGGGAGAAGGAGTGACCGATGATGGTATGATTAAGTtctacaaattaaataatttgattctTGTAGATTTGCCAGATCTCGAAAGCTTTTATCAGTCCAAGTTTGAAacatcacatttatttaatgACCAG GTTTCTTTTCCCCTCttaaagaatttgaaaattaatgagTTATCAATGAAAGCTATTTGGAATAAGCAAACGATCCAATCCTCAGAAGGCTCAAACAATGCATCTTGTTCTCAACTGAAAAATGTCGAAGTAACTCAATGTCATAATCTGGTAAATGTTTTCCCCTCAAATATGCTCCCACAATTACAAAAAGTGGAGACATTACGTGTTCGGAGCTGTCATTCTTTGACATCGCTAGTGTTAGAGGCAAGGGGAGAAGGAGTGACCGATGATTGTATGATTAAGTTCTGCAAATTAGAAGAATTGATTCTTGTAGATTTGCCAGATCTCGAAAGCTTTTATCAGTCCAAGTTTGAAacatcacatttatttaatgACCAG GTTTCTTTTCCCCTCTTAGAGGATTTGGAAATTAATGAGTTACCAGTGAAAGTTATTTGGAACAAGCAAACGATCAAATCCTCAGAAGGATCAAACAATGCATCTTTTtctcaactgaagaatgtcaaAGTAACTCATTGTCGTAATCTGGTAAATGTGTTCCCCTCAAATATTCTCCCACAACTGCAAAAATTGGAGACATTACAGGTTCAGAGCTGTCCTTCTTTGACATCATTAGTATCAGAGGCAATGGGAGAAGGAGTGACCGATGATGGTATGATTAAGTtctacaaattaaataatttgattctTGTAGATTTGCCAGATCTCGAAAGCTTTTATCAGTCCAAGTTTGaagcatcacatttatttaatgACCAG GTTTCTTTTCCCCTCttaaagaatttgaaaattaatgagTTATCAATGAAAGCTATTTGGAATAAGCAAACGATCCAATCCTCAGAAGGCTCAAACAATGCATCTTGTTCTCAACTGAAAAATGTCGAAGTAACTCATTGTCATAATCTGGTAAATGTTTTCCCCTCAAATATGCTCCCACAATTACAAAAAGTGGAGACATTACGTGTTCGGAGCTGTCATTCTTTGACATCGCTAGTGTCAGAGGCAAGGGGAGAAGGAGTGACCGATGATGGTATGATTAAGTtctacaaattaaataatttgattctTGTAGATTTGCCAGATCTCGAAAGCTTTTATCAGTCCAAGTTTGAAacatcacatttatttaatgACCAG GTTTCTTTTCCCCTCttaaagaatttgaaaattaatgagTTATCAATGAAAGCTATTTGGAATAAGCAAACGATCCAATCCTCAGAAGGCTCAAACAATGCATCTTGTTCTCAACTGAAAAATGTCGAAGTAACTCAATGTCATAATCTGGTAAATGTTTTCCCCTCAAATATGCTCCCACAATTACAAAAAGTGGAGACATTACGTGTTCGGAGCTGTCATTCTTTGACATCGCTAGTGTTAGAGGCAAGGGGAGAAGGAGTGACCGATGATTGTATGATTAAGTTCTGCAAATTAGAAGAATTGATTCTTGTAGATTTGCCAGATCTCGAAAGCTTTTATCAGTCCAAGTTTGAAacatcacatttatttaatgACCAG GTTTCTTTTCCCCTCTTAGAGGATTTGGAAATTAATGAGTTACCAGTGAAAGTTATTTGGAACAAGCAAACGATCAAATCCTCAGAAGGATCAAACAATGCATCTTTTtctcaactgaagaatgtcaaAGTAACTCATTGTCGTAATCTGGTAAATGTGTTCCCCTCAAATATTCTCCCACAACTGCAAAAATTGGAGACATTACAGGTTCAGAGCTGTCCTTCTTTGACATCATTAGTATCAGAGGCAATGGGAGAAGGAGTGACCGATGATGGTATGATTAAGTtctacaaattaaataatttgattctTGTAGATTTGCCAGATCTCGAAAGCTTTTATCAGTCCAAGTTTGaagcatcacatttatttaatgACCAG GTTTCTTTTCCCCTCTTAGAGGATTTGGAAATTAATGAGTTACCAGTGAAAGTTATTTGGAACAAGCAAACGATCAAATCCTCAGAAGGATCAAACAATGCATCTTTTtctcaactgaagaatgtcaaAGTAACTCATTGTCGTAATCTGGTAAATGTGTTCCCCTCAAATATTCTCCCACAACTGCAAAAATTGGAGACATTACAGGTTCAGAGCTGTCCTTCTTTGACATCATTAGTATCAGAGGCAATGGGAGAAGGAGTGACCGATGATGGTATGATTAAGTtctacaaattaaataatttgattctTGTAGATTTGCCAGATCTCGAAAGCTTTTATCAGTCCAAGTTTGaagcatcacatttatttaatgACCAG GTTTCTTTTCCCCTCttaaagaatttgaaaattaatgagTTATCAATGAAAGCTATTTGGAATAAGCAAACGATCCAATCCTCAGAAGGCTCAAACAATGCATCTTGTTCTCAACTGAAAAATGTCGAAGTAACTCATTGTCATAATCTGGTAAATGTTTTCCCCTCAAATATGCTCCCACAATTACAAAAAGTGGAGACATTACGTGTTCGGAGCTGTCATTCTTTGACATCGCTAGTGTCAGAGGCAAGGGGAGAAGGAGTGACCGATGATGGTATGATTAAGTtctacaaattaaataatttgattctTGTAGATTTGCCAGATCTCGAAAGCTTTTATCAGTCCAAGTTTGAAacatcacatttatttaatgACCAG